CGAAAAGACTGCTCATTACAGCCGACGCGGGTGGAAGCAACGGAACTCGTTTGCGCTTGTGGAAATGGGAACTCCAGCGTTTGGCCAATAAGTTGCGCCTTCCCATTTCGGTTTGCCATTTTCCGCCGGGCACCAGCAAGTGGAATAAAGTGGAGCATCGACTCTTTTCGTTTATCAGTTCCAATTGGCGAGGCGAACCATTGGTCGACTATGAAACGGTAGTGAATCTGATCGCTAAAACCACTACGACCACGGGTCTGAAAGTTTTTTGCCGATTGGATCGTCGCCGGTATCCAGTCGGACGGAAGATCTCCAATGATGAGTGGGTAAAAATCAATCTAATTCGTAATGATTTTCACGGCGATTGGAACTATACAATTCTACCGCGATGGAAATGTTGACTTGATACATTTATTTTGTCGCAGACCCTAAGTGTCGGGTGTTTGCCGACCAGGAGCTTCAAGCGTTCGGTGAAATCCTTGTAGGGATCAAGATTGCTCATGCAGTACCTTCTGTTTGCGGCCTAACGTTTGAGCTCAGCCGCGGCGCTTGCGCCGTCGGCTAGAGCGAATTGTTAGATGGTTTATTATTTTATCCCTCCATAAGCCACCGGCAATGGACCTGCAGCCACAAGTTTTTTTAAGCGAGAATCTACCGTCAAATTAAGGCCTTCTAAAGTTCTTGCACCGAGCAGAAGCATATCACCTTCTTCACCAAACACAACCTCATCAATTGTAAAAGATTCTTCTATCTTGATGATAGCGAATCCAACACTTCTAGTTATTCTTTGACCATTGGCCATAATAAATGCTAGATCTTTTTTTTCACGAACGACGACTATTTCATGAAGCATTTTACTTGGAATCCAAGTATACTCACTTCCTGTATCAACAAGTATTTTTGGTATTGAAACCGACTTCTTTCTATCAATATGATTTTCAATTATACATTTTGTGTAGAAAGTACCCATGACAATCCTCCTTTATTTTTTATTATTCTTCCATCTAACGATAGAACTCACCTGCCAAAAAGCGCCAGCTTTTTGGTCGGGTGCAGTGATTTGTTAGGCAGTTCTTTTTGACTCACGGTTTGGGCTTTTCGCCGACAGCAATCAACCGCTGGGCAGAACGCCCGTAGTCCTCTCCCTCAAGGTTTCCGTACAGCCTCACATTGCAAAATCCAACCTGCTCAAGACGATCCTTCAACTCCTGCCCTGAATAAACAGTGTGATAGAACTTAAAAGTTTTTGATCTGCCTTTTCGGAGCAGTATCCATTCATTACGAATTCGCGTCCAGTTGTCGAATATTTCATGACGTTGCACCAACATTGTGCCATCAGGGAGTTTTTCTGAATTGGTCGGCTGAAAAACCTTCGCCAACCATTCCTTTCCAACAACGTCGATTAGGCAAGTGCCTCCCGGCTTCAGACTCAAAAACATATTGTGGAGGACTTTAGTATCTTCCTCTTTCTTGTTGAAGTATCCGAAGGATGTGAATATGCTCAAGACAAAATCAAAGGCTTCCGGGCGAACGAAGTCACGCATGTCTTGTTGGATCCATGCGATCTTCACCTTTGCTGCTCTGGCTTTTGTTTTGGCTTTTTTGAGGAGAAATTCGGTTCTGTCGACACCTGTCACAGCAAAACCTTTCTTGGCAAGTGCAATAGAGCATCTGCCAGGTCCGCAGCAAAGGTCTAGAACTGCTTTGCCGGCAGGCTTTACAAGTTTGAGGATTTTCTCAACTTGAGCTACCGCATTCTTGAACCGGCCTTCCGGGAACATGAAAGGATATAGGTCGATCCAAAATGAGTCATCATCAAACCATTCGCGTTTTTTACGCATCTTCATTTTCTTTCTGCCCAACATATATTATACCGCATTTGTGCGGTTATATTAAAACGGGGATTGTTGCCAACCTATGGCTACGCCATTGTTTGGTCAATTGGTTGGTCCATCGTATCACCATCGTTACCCAGCCATCTCAGTCTTCGTCTTTCCATTCCAGCTTGATGTCATCCAGCTCGGCGATGAACCTGGCTAAAAGCCGGGCCACGCGCTTTTGCTGCTTGGAGAGAACGACCTATTGGGCTTTATTCGCTTTTGCTCCATGCTTATGGAGAAGCAGTGGAATTAAACAGCGTAGTGCCCGGTTCACGGCTTTCGAGTCTGGGAAATAAGTTCGAATGTCCGGCTCTATAATAACCGCGCCTTCCTTTGGCGTCACCACTCTAACAACAGTTGTGCCGTCAGCCTTATGAACGGTGATCGCATATCCAGCCTGCAAGGCCCGATAATGCTTGCCGCGAACGCCCCCCGTAAAATCGTATTCGGCGCGCATGTCGTTAACCTCTGCCTTTACTGTTTTGGTCGTCTTTTTATTCATAAAGTTTTCGTTCCGTTGGAGTTGCCTCACGGCAACTGATGATACGTATGTTTAACCTGCGCTCGGCATAAACCACCACCAGCACCCGGCCCTTGTCAGAACTGCCTATGTAAATATACCTTTGCTCATCTACGGAGTGGTTGGGGTCAGGTATCGTCATTGAGAAGGGGTCGAGAAAAACCGTTGTGGCTTTATCAAAACTGACGCCGTGTTTTTTGATGTTCGTTTTTGCCTTTTCTTCATCCCACTCAAAATTTAGTTTCATTACAACTCCTTTGAACCATCGCGTATAGTTTTCAAGGAAATAAGCCTGTCAGTCGTCCTTCCACTCCAGCTTAATGTCATCCAGCTCGGTGATGAACCTAGCTAAAAGCCGGGCCGAGCGCTCCACGTCCACCGCGGCCAGCGTTTCCACTGGAGTGTGCATGTAGCGCAGCGGCAGGCCGATGAGGCCGGTGGGGATCCCCTCGCGCGAGATCTGGATGTCCATGGCATCGGTGCCGGTGACCCCGGCGCAGGGCTCCAACTGATAGGGTATCTCCTCGGCCTTGGCCACTTCCTTCAGTTTCTCCACCACCGCCGGATGCAAATTTGGCCCCAGGGCAATGGTGGGTCCTTTGCCCAGGGCAAAGGTATCGGACTCTGCGGCCATTGGCATGTCGGCGTGAGTCACGTCTATGGCGATGCCGATGTCTGGGTTTACATTATAACTGGCGGTCAGCGCGCCCAGGCAGCCCCAGCCGGCCTCTTCCTGCACCGTAGCCACGGCGTATACGTCCCAACTGTGCCGCATTTTTTTCAGGAGTTCCAGGGTCTTCACCATCACCGCCACGCAGGCTCGGTCGTCCATGGCTTTGCCGGCGGCCCGGTCGTTCTTTAGGTTGACGAACGGCATCCGCATGGTTGCCACGTCCCCCACCGAGATCCTGGCCCGCACCTCCTTTTCCTCCATCCCCAGGTCAATATAGAGGTCGGCCAAGGCTATCACCTGATGGCTTTCCTCGGGAGTCTGAAAGTGCGGCGGCTTGGCCCCGATGATCCCGGGAAAGAACTTGTCGGTGCCCGGCCCCAGCCGGCCCACCGGATGCACCAGCACTTCCTGTCCCAGCAGGACCCGGACATCGAAACCGCCGATCTCGGTAAAGCGCAAAAAACCGCCCTCCTCGATCCGGTTCACCAGCAAGCCGATCTCGTCCAAATGTGCGGCTAACAAAATTTTCTTGCCGGAGGCCTTGGGTCCCGAGCCTTTCTTAAAGGCCGCCACGCTGCCCATTTTGTCTATCTTAACCTGATCGGCAAAAGGCTTCAGTTCCGTTTGGGCCGCTCTGGCCGCCCTGGCTTCGTAGCCCGAGGGACCGGAAACCTGGGTCAGCCTTTTCACCAGCTCCAAAGTGGGGTTGGGCTTGGGGGCTTCGGCTTTTTCACTTTTGGTTTTAGGGTCTTTTTCTTTTGCAGGCATTAAACCGCTCCTAAGGTTTGGAATTTTTCTGTCCGTGAAATATTTTTGATGCAAATTGATAGAGATACTCTCCGGTCAACAGTTTGAAAGGAACCCAGTTGTTTTTGTAAGCTCTTTCGGGGCAGATGCGCTCGCACTGGTAGCAGGCGATGCAGTCATCTTCCCTGAAGACCGGATAGGGTTCCAAAGTAATGACATTGGCCGGGCATTGCTCAACGCACAATCCGCACTTGGTGCAGAGATCATTTTTTATATTTTTCCGGGGCAGCAGTCCCGTTCTCATGTGCCGCAATAAAGCCCGGTGGCTGAACATTCCGGCCACAGTCCGGTTCAAAAAGCCGCCGGGCAGTGAACAGGTATTGGCTTGTGGATCTTCGGCGAACAGCCTGGCCTTGATCAGGACGCTTTCGGCAAAGGCCTTTGCTCTGTCCAGGTCCTGCTGGTCTGGGTGTCCAGCCCCCGAAGCCGGTACCCTGGAAGCAAACGGGGGATATGTATCATATCCCAAACATTGGTAAAAGTCAAGGGTAACAAAGCCTTGCCGGGCCGCCAGGCCGCAGATACTGGGGGCGATGGCCCCTGGCGTCCCGCCATGTGTCACAAAAAAGAAGAAGGGCCGGGGGCGGGATGAATGGTCCGGCAGTTCTTCCAGGAATTTCTGGACATTGTACGGCTCCCGGAAATAAAAGGCCGGGGCGCCCAGGCCTATTAGATCGTACCGCTCCACCAGCATGGGGTCGGCATCCTCCAGCCGCACCAGGGCGCAGGAACCGGTCAGGGCCGCCAGGGTCTCCTGGATGGTCTCGGCCACCTGGCGGGTATTCCCGGTCTGGGAAAAATATATTATACAGCAGCGCATGGGTTTTACAATCTCTACGCAACAAAGCCTATCAGACCAAATCTGGGTGCGTTCATCTGCGTAATCTGCGGATGATGGAATTTTACCGCTTGTATCCGATTTTTCTCAGCAATTCTTTGCGCCATTTTTTACCGTCTTCGTCCTCCACGCCCTTGGGGGATGAGCCGTCTATCACCCCCATTATGCCCCGGCCCTGTTCGCTTTCGGCCACGATGACCTGGCAGGGGTTGGCGGTGGCACAGTAGATCCGGCAGACCTCGGGGCAGTTCTTGACGGCATTGAGGACGTTAATAGGATAGGCGTTCTTCAGAAAGATGATCAAACTGTGCCCGGCCCCAATACTCTTGGCGTTGTCAACCGCCAGCCCTATCATCTCATCATCCGTTCCCTCGGACCTGATCAGGCAGGCCCCGGAGGCCTCGCAGAAGGCCAGGCCGAATTTGATGCCCGGCACGGCCGAGACCAGGATCTCGTAAAGGTCTTCCACTGTTTTGATGAAATGGGTCTGTCCCAGGATGAAGTTGACGTCCTCAGGTTTTTTAATGGGTATCAGACTGGTGTTCATAAAACTCCGGCAGATAAAGGAAGGCGGTTGTTACTCCTGCCTTGTTTTTTTCTTTTGGTTCTAATCATATATTTTTTCTTTTTATCAAATGCGCTTATTTGTTGATGTTCGGTTAAATTTTCTTTAGTATCATATGTTATTATTCTATCGATACTGTTCAAGCGGTTTTTTGCGAACAAAACATATTTTTCATTTATATCAATACCAATAAATCTTTTCCCGAGAGCCTTGGCTGCGACTGCGGTTGTTCCGCTTCCAATAAAGGGGTCTAATATAATTGCATCTTTGGAAAAAGCCGTAAGCCTTACTAAATGCTTACATAAATCTAACGGTTTAACGGTCCTATGTTTATTGTCTAACCCCTTTTCTTCTTTTTTAGGTTTTGATACCAAAAAATATTTGTCAATACTTTCTGTTATATGTTCTGTTGTCATTACATTAGCAGGAAACATCCCCTTACCGGTTAGGATTTTTGTATTTATTAGTCCCACCTTGTTTTTAATAATATTGGTTAAAAAGGTTCCTTCATAAGGTTTTTGCGCCATTACAATTGGTTCAAAACAGGACTTTATTTGTGGGGTTTTCCAACCATCTAAATTATTTTTAATTTCCTGTTTGGTTTTTGAATCACATTTAAGTTTATCGATAAAATGATTTAAGCTCATTGCCTTGGGCTGGTTTTGTGTATACAGCCACATAAAACAATCTTTTATATCGAAACCAGCGTCTTCAATTGCGCACGTCATTCTATGATACAGGCGAGGGCTTGAAAAAGAAAAGAAATAACCGCCCGGTTTTAATACCCTAAACAATTGTTTAGAAACATTTATATACCACGCATAAAAATTCTTTCCCTGCTCTTTATCGTATTTCATGCCAGCTGGTAAGGAAGTTACGACATAACAATTTTTGGTGTTACTAACTTTATCCTCCTGCCATTTATTGTCTAATTTGTCTAAAAAATATGGCGGATCGGTAATAATAACATCAATTATATTATCCTTTATTTGTGGCAGTGTTTCTAATACATCGCCTTTTATAATGTTATTGATTATCTCTTCATTCATTTGGGTTCACTTCTCCAAATTCATCGTATAATATTTGGTACACTTTAAGCTTTACATCTTCACTAGCGCAAGTTTCCTAGTTACGAAATGCAAGAAAGCCTAACTTCATATTTCTAAAGGCGTTACGTATTATTAAATGTATTATATAACTTAGTAAGCTCGTTATTCTATAACGACAGTCAATCCCT
This DNA window, taken from candidate division TA06 bacterium, encodes the following:
- a CDS encoding BrnT family toxin; amino-acid sequence: MKLNFEWDEEKAKTNIKKHGVSFDKATTVFLDPFSMTIPDPNHSVDEQRYIYIGSSDKGRVLVVVYAERRLNIRIISCREATPTERKLYE
- a CDS encoding site-specific DNA-methyltransferase, yielding MNEEIINNIIKGDVLETLPQIKDNIIDVIITDPPYFLDKLDNKWQEDKVSNTKNCYVVTSLPAGMKYDKEQGKNFYAWYINVSKQLFRVLKPGGYFFSFSSPRLYHRMTCAIEDAGFDIKDCFMWLYTQNQPKAMSLNHFIDKLKCDSKTKQEIKNNLDGWKTPQIKSCFEPIVMAQKPYEGTFLTNIIKNKVGLINTKILTGKGMFPANVMTTEHITESIDKYFLVSKPKKEEKGLDNKHRTVKPLDLCKHLVRLTAFSKDAIILDPFIGSGTTAVAAKALGKRFIGIDINEKYVLFAKNRLNSIDRIITYDTKENLTEHQQISAFDKKKKYMIRTKRKKQGRSNNRLPLSAGVL
- a CDS encoding M42 family metallopeptidase encodes the protein MELVKRLTQVSGPSGYEARAARAAQTELKPFADQVKIDKMGSVAAFKKGSGPKASGKKILLAAHLDEIGLLVNRIEEGGFLRFTEIGGFDVRVLLGQEVLVHPVGRLGPGTDKFFPGIIGAKPPHFQTPEESHQVIALADLYIDLGMEEKEVRARISVGDVATMRMPFVNLKNDRAAGKAMDDRACVAVMVKTLELLKKMRHSWDVYAVATVQEEAGWGCLGALTASYNVNPDIGIAIDVTHADMPMAAESDTFALGKGPTIALGPNLHPAVVEKLKEVAKAEEIPYQLEPCAGVTGTDAMDIQISREGIPTGLIGLPLRYMHTPVETLAAVDVERSARLLARFITELDDIKLEWKDD
- a CDS encoding methyltransferase domain-containing protein; translated protein: MKMRKKREWFDDDSFWIDLYPFMFPEGRFKNAVAQVEKILKLVKPAGKAVLDLCCGPGRCSIALAKKGFAVTGVDRTEFLLKKAKTKARAAKVKIAWIQQDMRDFVRPEAFDFVLSIFTSFGYFNKKEEDTKVLHNMFLSLKPGGTCLIDVVGKEWLAKVFQPTNSEKLPDGTMLVQRHEIFDNWTRIRNEWILLRKGRSKTFKFYHTVYSGQELKDRLEQVGFCNVRLYGNLEGEDYGRSAQRLIAVGEKPKP
- a CDS encoding 4Fe-4S binding protein, which translates into the protein MRCCIIYFSQTGNTRQVAETIQETLAALTGSCALVRLEDADPMLVERYDLIGLGAPAFYFREPYNVQKFLEELPDHSSRPRPFFFFVTHGGTPGAIAPSICGLAARQGFVTLDFYQCLGYDTYPPFASRVPASGAGHPDQQDLDRAKAFAESVLIKARLFAEDPQANTCSLPGGFLNRTVAGMFSHRALLRHMRTGLLPRKNIKNDLCTKCGLCVEQCPANVITLEPYPVFREDDCIACYQCERICPERAYKNNWVPFKLLTGEYLYQFASKIFHGQKNSKP
- a CDS encoding adenosine-specific kinase yields the protein MNTSLIPIKKPEDVNFILGQTHFIKTVEDLYEILVSAVPGIKFGLAFCEASGACLIRSEGTDDEMIGLAVDNAKSIGAGHSLIIFLKNAYPINVLNAVKNCPEVCRIYCATANPCQVIVAESEQGRGIMGVIDGSSPKGVEDEDGKKWRKELLRKIGYKR